In Thermus aquaticus, the sequence GGACCTACCTGGCCTGGCTCAGGATGCCCTTCCCCAAGGCGGCCTCCCGCCTTCTGGAGGAGGCCCGGGTGGCCCTGAACCCCGGGGAGAACTTTGGGAAGGGGTACGACCGCTACGTGCGCCTCAACTTCGCCACCTACCCGGAGGTCCTGGAGGAGGCCCTAAGCCGGATGGCGCAGGCCCTGAAGAAGGGATAAAGCAGCAAACCCCCTGCGCCCTTCCAGCGCCAGGGGGCCGCGCCCACCCACGCCGGCTCGGCGCGGGAAAGAGCGACCCCCGGGGATCTCCCCGGGGGCTATCTCAGGCCTTACTGGACCACCTCAATGGGGATCCGCTTGGCCCGGGCCTCGGCCACCTTGGGCATGGTGAGCCGGAGGATGCCGTGGCGGAACTCCGCCTTGGCCTCGTCGGCCTTCACCTCCACGGGCAGGGTGAAGGTGCGCACGAAGGAGCCATGGGGGATCTCCTGGAGGTAGTAGCGGCGGGCCTTGGCCTCCTCCACGGGCTTCACCTGGCCCCGGACGGTGAGCTTGTTGCCTTCGAGGCTCACCTCCAGGTCTTCAGGCGTGAGGCCGGGCACGGCCATCTCCAGGATCAGGGCCTCGTCGGTCTCGTAGAGGTCGGCCGGGGCCACGTAGGTGGTGACGGGCCGGCCGAACTCACCCAGCACCTCCTCAAAGAGCCGGTTGGCCTCCTCAAAGAGGGAGAGCGGACCCCAAGTCCTGAAGGGCGTGATCTCGGTGGGACGGGCATCCCTACGCACCAGGGCCATATCCATCACCTCCACCTTCACTTATATCACCTGCGCCCCAGTTTGTCAAGTACCCTTATGCCATAAGGCTTACCCATGCGTCCCCTATAATCAGGCCCATGGAGCTACCCAAGGACGCGGTCCTGGTGGACACCAGGCCCCGCCCCGCCTACGAGGCGGGCCACCTCCCCGGGGCCCGGCACCTGGACCTCTCCGCCCCCCGGTTCCGCCTGCGGGAGGAGTCGGAGCTTAGGGCTTTGGAAGAGGCCCTCACCGAGCTTTTCCGGAGCCTGGGCCTTAGAAGCCCCGTGGTCCTCTACGACGAGGGCCTCACCAGCCGCCTCTGCCGCACCGCCTTTTTCCTGGGGCTTGGGGGCCTCGAGGTGCGCCTCTGGACCGAAGGGTGGGAGGAGCTGGCCACGGAAGGGGAGACGCCCAAGCCCGAGCCCAGCGATACCCTGGCCCACCTCCAAAGGGACTGGCTCCTCACCGCCGACGAGGCGGCCCGTCACCCCCTCCTCCTGGACGTGCGGAGCCCGGAGGAGCACAAGGGCCTGGTCCACCCCCCTTGCTGCCCCCGGGGCGGGCGGATTCCCGGCAGCAGAAACGCCCCCCTGGAGCTCTTTTTTGAGCCCGAGGGGCTCCTTGCGCGGCTTGGGCTGGAGCCGGGCCAGGAGGTGGGGGTCTACTGCCACTCCGGGGCCCGGAGCGCCGTGGCCTTCTTCGTCCTGAGGAGCCTTGGGGTCAGGGCCCGGAACTACCTGGGCTCCATGCACGAGTGGCTCCAGGAGGGCCTGCCCACCGAGCCATGAGGGCCTTCCGCCTCACCGTGGGGCCTTTGGGGGAGAACGCCTACCTGGTGGAAACCCCCATGGGCGGGGTCTTCATAGATCCGGGGGACGAGGCCCCGAGGCTTCTCGCCCTGGCGGAGGCCACCGGCATCGCTCCCAGGGCCATCCTCCTCACCCACGCCCACTTTGACCACGTGGGGGCTGTGGCCCCCCTGGTGGAGGCCTTGGGTCTTCCCGTCTTCCTCCACCCCCTGGACCTGCCCCTCTACCGGGGGGCCGCCGAGGTGGCCGCCCGTTGGGGGGTCCCGATCCCCAGGCCCCCAGAGGAGGTGGAGCCCCTGGAGGAAGGCATGGTCCTCTTCGGCCTCGAGGTCTGGCACCTTCCCGGGCACAGCCCGGGGCACGTGGCCTTCCTGGACCGGGAAGGGGGTCAGGTCTTCTCCGGGGACCTCCTCTTCCGGGGCGGCGTCGGCCGCTACGACCTGCCCGGGGCCGACCCCAAGGCCCTCTTCGCCTCCTTGAGGCGGCTTCTCACCCTGCCTCCAGAGACCCAGGTCCACCCCGGGCACGGGCCCAGCACCACCTTGGGCCTCGAGGCCCAGACCAACCCCTTCCTCCAAGGGTTAGAATGGGAAACGTGAACGGGGCGGAGGCACTGAGGGCTCTTTACGCGCTTCAGGAGAAGGACCTGGAGATAGACCGATTGCAAAAGGAAGCCGAAACCCTTCCCGAGGACCTCCTGGCGGCAAAGGCCCAAGCGGAAGCCCTGGAGGCGGAGCTCGTGAACCTTCTGGAGCGCCAGGCGGAGCTCAAAAAGGCCTACACCCGCCACAGCCTGGACATAGAGGACCTCACCGCCAAGGAGAAGCAGGCCGAGGCGGAGCAGCGCCAGGCCCAGAGCGCCCGGGAGCAGACCCAGTACGAGAACCGCATCCAGCAGATCAAAGACCGCATCCGGGAGCTTCTGGAGCTCTCCACCCCCATCATGGAGGCCATGGAGGAGGTGGAGAAGGAGATCGCTCGGGTGGAGGAGGCCCTGGCAAGCCTCAGGCCTAAGCTGGAGGAGCTATTACAGCAAAACGCCCTGAGGGTGGAGGCCCTCAAGGAGGAGATCCTCAAGCTCCAGGAGGCGCGGCAGGCCATGGCGGCGGAGATCCCCGCCCTAGTGCTCAAGGAGTACGAGGCCATCCGCCGGGCCCGAAAGGGCACCGGGGTGGTGCGCATGCTGAGACAGGGCCAGGTCTTCCGCTGCGAGGGGTGCAACGTGGTCCTGCCTACCCACGTGGCCCAGAAGGTGATGCAGGGGCAGCTTACCCGCTGCCCCTCCTGCGGCCGCCTCCTCTGGAAGGGCGAGGCCTAAAGAAGCCGGGCCTCCAAGGAGATCTCCTTCACCCCAGCCAGGGCCCGGGAAACGGGGCACCCCTCCTTGGCCGCCTGGGCGATCTCCTGGAACTTCTCCGGGGAAATCCCGGGCACCTCGGCCTCAGTGAGGAGCTCTATCCGGGTGATGGTGGCCCGGCCCTCCACCATCTCCAGGTGCACCCGGGCCTCGGTGGCGACCCGCCTGGGGGGGAACCCCTCCCGCTCCAAGGCGGCGGCCAGGGCCATGGAGAAGCACCCGGCGTGGGCCGCAGCGATGAGCTCCTCGGGGTTCGTCCCCTCCCCCTCCTCAAAGCGGGAAGGGAAGGAGTAGGGCCCCTGGAAGGCCTGGCTCTCTAGCTTCATAATCCCTTTGCCCGCGCGCAACCCGCCTTCCCAAACCGCTTCCGCTTTCCTCACCGGCATAGGTTTACCTCCGCCCTAAGACTACCCCACCTGGTCAACTCCTGGGTGCACAAAACCACCTTCTGCCAAACTAAGGGGGTGCTCTTCCTCTTCGTGGACGGCCTGGGACTGGGCGAGGCTTTAGAAGACCTCTTCCCCCTCCTCCTGAGCCTCAACCCCCACCCCCTGGACGCCACCTTGGGGGTGGAGGGCCTGCCCCAGTCGGGCACCGGCCAGACGGCCCTCCTCACCGGGAAAAACGCCGCCCAGTTCCTCGGCCACCACCAGGGCCCTTTCCCCAGCCCCCGCCTGAGGCCCCTCCTGAAGGCAAGCCTCTACGCCTGGGCCAAAGAAGAGGGCCTGGCCGTCCTCCACGCCAACGCCTACCGCCCAGAGTACCTGGAAAAGGCCACGAGGGGCAGGCACCTTTTCCTTTCCGCCTTCGCCCAGTCGGCGCGCCTTGCGGGTTTACCCCTTCTGCCCCTGGACCATCCCTTGGCCCTCCCCCCCGGGTTCTGGGAAGACCCTTACGGCGTGGGGGCTAGGGCGGCGGCCCTCACCCGGCGCTTTGACCTGGTGGTCCTGGAGTACTGGGCCCTGGACCTCTTGGCTCACCGGGACCCAGAACGCCTGCCGGAGCGTTTCCGGGAGCTCACCTTGTTTCTACGGGGCTTCCTGGACGAGGGTGGGGAGCTCCTCCTCACCTCGGATCACGGCAACGCCGAGGAGCCCTGGCACCCCCGCCACACCCTGAACCCCGTGCCCCTGGTCTACACCGGGGAGGCCCCACCGCCTCCTCTGGATCTCACCGGGGTCCTGCCCTGGATGCAAAGGATTCTCACTTCTAAATACAAGAAATCCGACCGGAATACTTGACTTTCTCCCCTGCGGGTTGTAGAGTACCCGGGCGAGGGCGCCCTCACCCCGGGGTCTCCCAGGAACCACGCTCGGAGGTTCAGATGGAACGCAGAACGATCCTGACCCTTATCGGCCTAACGATCCTAAACCTTAGCTTGGCCCAGACCCAGACCCTCACCGTCTACTCGGGCCGGGGCCAGAGCCTGGTGGAGCCCTTGGTGAAGCAGTTTGAGCGGGATACGGGCATCCGGGTCCAGGTGCGCTACGGCACCGACGCCCAGATCCTGGCCGCCTTGCAGGAGGAGGGTGGCCGCTCCCCTGCGGATGTGTTCTGGGGCAACACCTCGGGGGCCCTGGGCCGGGCCGCCGGGCTGGGTCTCCTAAGGCCCCTGGGGGATAGCCTCCTCAAGACCCCCCAGGCCTTTGCCCCCGCCTCCCGGTCCTGGGTGCCGGTGACCCTGCGCCTCAGGGTTCTGGCCTATAACCCCCAGAAGTTCAAGCCCGAGGAGCTTCCCCAAAGCATCCTGGACCTTCCCCGCTTCGCCCGGGAAAAGGGTCTTGGGGGGCGGGTGGGCTGGACCCCCACTTACTCCAGCTTCCAGGACATGGTGGCGGGGATGATCGCCCTTCACGGAGAGGCCAAAACTAGGGCGTGGCTTGAGGAAATGAAAGCCCTCGCCCCCAAGGCTTACGCCTCCAACCCCGCCATGCTGGACGCCATCCGGGCGGGCGAGGTGGACCTGGGCTCCACCAACCACTACTACGTGGTGCGCTTCCGCCGGGCGGGGTACCAGCTGGGGATGCACCACTTCCAGGACGGGGACGTGGGCAACCTGGCCCTGGTGACGGGAGCGGGCATCCTGAAGACGGGCAAGAACCTCACCGCCGCCACCCGCTTCCTCACCTACCTCCTCTCCCCCAAGGCCCAGCAGTACTTCGCGGGCACCATCGGGGAGTACCCCCTGGTGAAGGGCGTGGTGACGGACCCTAACCTGCTGCCCCTCGAGGAGGCCCTGGCCAAAAGCCCCAGGATGGACTTTGAGAAGCTTCCCTTAGAGCAGGCTTTGAGGCTCCTGCGGGAACTCGGGATCCTGTGACCCTGAGGCTTCCCCACCTACCCGGGCTCCTTCCCTTCCTCATCCCCGCCCTCCTCACGGGGGGCGGGGTGGCCCTGCCCCTCCTCTACCTGGTCCTAAGGGCCCTGGAGGCGGAGCCCAAGGCCCTCCAGGAAATCCTCCTAAGGCCCAAGAACCTGGAGCTTCTTCTGAACACCCTGGCCCTCTTCTTTGGGGTCCTTCTCCTCACCACGCTCCTGGCCCTCCCCCTGGCCTTCCTCACCACCCGGACGGACCTCAAGGGAAAGCGGGTTTTCGCCATCCTCCTCACCCTGCCCCTGGCCATTCCCGGGTACGTGGGGGCCTACGTCCTCCTGGCGGCCACCGGGGAAGGGGGGATTCTTCCCCTTCCCCGACCGGAGGGGTACTGGGGGGCCCTCCTGGTCCTCTCCTTCATCACCTACCCCTACCTCTTCCTCTCCTTGAGGGCCGCCTTTTTGGGCCTGGACCCCAGCCTGGAGGAGGCGGCCCGCACCCTGGGCCTAAGCCCTTTCAGGGCCTTCCTCAAGGCCACCTTCCCCCAGCTCCTCCCCGCCCTCCTCTCGGGCTACCTGGTGGTGGGTCTCCACGTCCTGGGGGACTTCGGCACGGTGAGCCTTCTCCGCTACGAGACCTTCTCCTACGCCATCTACCTGCAGTACACCGCCGCCTTTGACCGGGTCTACGCCGCCTGGCTGGCCCTCTTCCTCCTCCTCCTCACCGGGGGGCTCCTCCTCCTGGAGGGGGTCTTTCTAAGCCGCCTGGCCCTGGCGCGGGCAGGCAAGGGGGCAAGCCGGAGGGCCAGGCCGGTGCGCCTGGGCCCCCTGGCTCCCCTGGCCTACCTCCTCCTCTCCCTCCCCGTCCTCCTCGCCCTAGTCCTGCCCCTTTACGCCCTCTTCCACCTGGCAAGCCGCTTTCCCCGGGAGAACCTGGAGGGGGTCAGGGAGGCCCTCCTCCACTCGGCCCTGGCGGCGGGCCCCGCCGCGGCGCTGGCGGTGGGCATGGCCCTGCCCATCGCCTACCTGGCGGTGCGCTACCCCTCCTTCCCCGCCCGCCTTCTGGAGCGCCTGGCCTACCTGGGCTACGCCGTGCCGCCCTTGGCCTTCGCCCTGGCCTGGGTCTTCTTCAGCCTGAAGGGCCTCCCCTTCCTCTACGGCACCCTCCCCCTCCTCATCCTGGTCCTGGCCTTCCACTTTCTGGCGGAAAGCCTGGGGCCCATCCGGGGGGCCCTGCACCAGGTGCCGAGGCGCCTGGAGGAGGCGGCCAGGACCCTGGGGGAAACCCCCACCGGGGCCTTCTTCCGGGTCACCTTCCCCCTCCTCTGGCGGGGGACGCTGGCGGGAGGGGCTTTGGCCTTCATCGGGGCGGTCAAGGAGCTTCCCATCACCCTCCTCCTGGCCCCCATGGGCTACAGCACCCTGGCCACCCGGGTTTTCAGCTACACTCAGGAAGCCATGTTCGCCGAGGCCGCCCCCTTCGCCCTCCTCATCGCCCTCCTCTCGGCGGCCTTCGTGGGGGTGTTGCTTTGGAGCGAGCGCCGCTTCTAGAACTCCAAGGGATAAGGAAGCGCTTCGGCGAGCACGAGGTGCTCAAAGGGGTGGGCCTCGCCGTCTACCCCGGGGAGATCCTGGCCCTCCTAGGGCCCTCGGGGTGTGGCAAGACCACGCTCCTTCGCGTCATCGCCGGCCTGGAGAGCCCCGATGAGGGCCGGGTCCTCCTCGAGGGCCAAGACATCACCCCCCTGCCCCCGGAAAGGCGGGGCATCGGCTTCGTCTTCCAGGACTACGCCCTCTTCCCCCACCTCACGGCCCTGGGCAACGTGGCCTTCGGCCTGAAGGGAAAAGACCGTCTGGAGCGGGCCAGAAGGGCCCTGGAGCGGGTGGGGATGACCCTCTTCCAGGACCGGAAGCCCGGGGAGCTCTCCGGCGGGCAGCAACAGCGGGTGGCCCTGGCCCGGGCCCTGGCCCCTGGGCCTAGGCTCGTCCTCCTGGACGAGCCCTTCTCCAGCCTGGACGCCGGGCTTAGGGCCGCCACCCGGGAGGAGGTGCGCAAAGTCCTCAAGGAGACAGGCACCACCGCCATCCTGGTCACCCACGACCAGGAGGAGGCCCTCTCCTTCGCCGACCGCCTGGGGGTCATGCGCGGGGGAAGGCTTTTGCAGGTGGGGACCCCGGAGGAGGTCTACCTGAGGCCCAAGACCCCCTTCGTGGCCCAGTTTTTGGGGCGCACCA encodes:
- a CDS encoding Hsp20/alpha crystallin family protein; the encoded protein is MALVRRDARPTEITPFRTWGPLSLFEEANRLFEEVLGEFGRPVTTYVAPADLYETDEALILEMAVPGLTPEDLEVSLEGNKLTVRGQVKPVEEAKARRYYLQEIPHGSFVRTFTLPVEVKADEAKAEFRHGILRLTMPKVAEARAKRIPIEVVQ
- a CDS encoding sulfurtransferase; the protein is MELPKDAVLVDTRPRPAYEAGHLPGARHLDLSAPRFRLREESELRALEEALTELFRSLGLRSPVVLYDEGLTSRLCRTAFFLGLGGLEVRLWTEGWEELATEGETPKPEPSDTLAHLQRDWLLTADEAARHPLLLDVRSPEEHKGLVHPPCCPRGGRIPGSRNAPLELFFEPEGLLARLGLEPGQEVGVYCHSGARSAVAFFVLRSLGVRARNYLGSMHEWLQEGLPTEP
- a CDS encoding MBL fold metallo-hydrolase codes for the protein MRAFRLTVGPLGENAYLVETPMGGVFIDPGDEAPRLLALAEATGIAPRAILLTHAHFDHVGAVAPLVEALGLPVFLHPLDLPLYRGAAEVAARWGVPIPRPPEEVEPLEEGMVLFGLEVWHLPGHSPGHVAFLDREGGQVFSGDLLFRGGVGRYDLPGADPKALFASLRRLLTLPPETQVHPGHGPSTTLGLEAQTNPFLQGLEWET
- a CDS encoding zinc ribbon domain-containing protein — protein: MGNVNGAEALRALYALQEKDLEIDRLQKEAETLPEDLLAAKAQAEALEAELVNLLERQAELKKAYTRHSLDIEDLTAKEKQAEAEQRQAQSAREQTQYENRIQQIKDRIRELLELSTPIMEAMEEVEKEIARVEEALASLRPKLEELLQQNALRVEALKEEILKLQEARQAMAAEIPALVLKEYEAIRRARKGTGVVRMLRQGQVFRCEGCNVVLPTHVAQKVMQGQLTRCPSCGRLLWKGEA
- a CDS encoding OsmC family protein, with amino-acid sequence MPVRKAEAVWEGGLRAGKGIMKLESQAFQGPYSFPSRFEEGEGTNPEELIAAAHAGCFSMALAAALEREGFPPRRVATEARVHLEMVEGRATITRIELLTEAEVPGISPEKFQEIAQAAKEGCPVSRALAGVKEISLEARLL
- a CDS encoding metalloenzyme, which translates into the protein MLFLFVDGLGLGEALEDLFPLLLSLNPHPLDATLGVEGLPQSGTGQTALLTGKNAAQFLGHHQGPFPSPRLRPLLKASLYAWAKEEGLAVLHANAYRPEYLEKATRGRHLFLSAFAQSARLAGLPLLPLDHPLALPPGFWEDPYGVGARAAALTRRFDLVVLEYWALDLLAHRDPERLPERFRELTLFLRGFLDEGGELLLTSDHGNAEEPWHPRHTLNPVPLVYTGEAPPPPLDLTGVLPWMQRILTSKYKKSDRNT
- a CDS encoding iron ABC transporter substrate-binding protein, whose amino-acid sequence is MERRTILTLIGLTILNLSLAQTQTLTVYSGRGQSLVEPLVKQFERDTGIRVQVRYGTDAQILAALQEEGGRSPADVFWGNTSGALGRAAGLGLLRPLGDSLLKTPQAFAPASRSWVPVTLRLRVLAYNPQKFKPEELPQSILDLPRFAREKGLGGRVGWTPTYSSFQDMVAGMIALHGEAKTRAWLEEMKALAPKAYASNPAMLDAIRAGEVDLGSTNHYYVVRFRRAGYQLGMHHFQDGDVGNLALVTGAGILKTGKNLTAATRFLTYLLSPKAQQYFAGTIGEYPLVKGVVTDPNLLPLEEALAKSPRMDFEKLPLEQALRLLRELGIL
- a CDS encoding ABC transporter permease, encoding MTLRLPHLPGLLPFLIPALLTGGGVALPLLYLVLRALEAEPKALQEILLRPKNLELLLNTLALFFGVLLLTTLLALPLAFLTTRTDLKGKRVFAILLTLPLAIPGYVGAYVLLAATGEGGILPLPRPEGYWGALLVLSFITYPYLFLSLRAAFLGLDPSLEEAARTLGLSPFRAFLKATFPQLLPALLSGYLVVGLHVLGDFGTVSLLRYETFSYAIYLQYTAAFDRVYAAWLALFLLLLTGGLLLLEGVFLSRLALARAGKGASRRARPVRLGPLAPLAYLLLSLPVLLALVLPLYALFHLASRFPRENLEGVREALLHSALAAGPAAALAVGMALPIAYLAVRYPSFPARLLERLAYLGYAVPPLAFALAWVFFSLKGLPFLYGTLPLLILVLAFHFLAESLGPIRGALHQVPRRLEEAARTLGETPTGAFFRVTFPLLWRGTLAGGALAFIGAVKELPITLLLAPMGYSTLATRVFSYTQEAMFAEAAPFALLIALLSAAFVGVLLWSERRF
- a CDS encoding ABC transporter ATP-binding protein, which encodes MERAPLLELQGIRKRFGEHEVLKGVGLAVYPGEILALLGPSGCGKTTLLRVIAGLESPDEGRVLLEGQDITPLPPERRGIGFVFQDYALFPHLTALGNVAFGLKGKDRLERARRALERVGMTLFQDRKPGELSGGQQQRVALARALAPGPRLVLLDEPFSSLDAGLRAATREEVRKVLKETGTTAILVTHDQEEALSFADRLGVMRGGRLLQVGTPEEVYLRPKTPFVAQFLGRTNLLLGEGKGRYAETCLGPVPLAEPAHGPLILSLRPEALRLIPPGEGPLGEVVAREFKGHDLTYRVRLLGTDREVQVQESPTAPYRVGDRVGIQVVGEGVALEAKTPVGTD